A segment of the Butyrivibrio fibrisolvens genome:
GCGCATGGTTCAGGTCCATGTGATAGCAATATCATGAGGGTTCAAGTCCCTTTTCCTGCACTGTCTTATAAATAAGTTTTCTTATTAGTAGGACGTACGACGAATAGCATATAGGTTTGCGGAAGTGTCGGAATTGGCAGACGAGCAAGACTAAGGATCTTGTGATGGTTACATCGTGAGGGTTCAAGTCCCTTCTTCCGCACTAAAGAGTATCGGTTTTCCGATGCTCTTTTTTGTTTTGTGCATATTTCTGCTTGCGAAAGTTTTTTACTTGAAGTTGGCTTTGTGAATATATCACAAAGGCTTTTGACTCTTTTTGAAAAACGAAGACGCGCTATTGATGCGGAAACTGAAAAAATGACCAATTTTCATTTCAAAAAATTGTCGTTTTATGATGATAATTATTATGGAAACTTTCCTGGCATGTGCTATAATCGAGAAGTAAGTGTAAGTGCACTTTTACGGCGTGTGATTGGGGTTAGCATAATTGTTCTAAAGTACATCAGGATCGGATACGCCGCCGACATCATTTGTTTTAACATCACAACATTTCCATAAAAAATAACGTAATTTCGTATTTTGTTTGTTTAAAATCCATATTGTTTTTAATTGACATTAACTATATTATGATATATCAGAGAAACAGTGTGAATATTCAAAAAGCAAAAGAAATGTGATAATTATGGCAGAATTAGATCTGAAAAAGCTTAACAGGGCCCAGCTTCTGGAAATGATGCTTAAGTTTTCGGAAGAAGCTGAAAATGCAATTGCTCATGAAAATGAGATGCAGGAACAGTTTAATAAGGAAAAAGAAATTATTTTACAGCAGGCTGCTGATGAGCGAGAAGAGCTGATGCATAAGTTTGATACAGAACGAAATGAAATGCGTCAGAAGTTTGCAGAGCAAAGAGCTGTGCAACAGGCTAAATTTGATAAGGATATCGAAGGACTTAAAGCTCGTCTTGAACGTGAAAAGACTACTATGAAGGATGAAGTCGATATAGCACTTCATAAGATCAGTAATTCCGGAAACATTGCAGATGCTGCAATAAGGCTTAGCGATGTAATGGAAGCTGCTCAGGAATCTGCAGATATGTATGTAGAACTTATCAAAAGACAGATCAATTCAGAGTATCAGGATCTTCAGAATGACATGAAGGCTGCCAAAAGCAGAATTGAACTTCAAGAGAAGAAATCTCTTGAGAAATGTAAAGCCATGGAAGAAGAAACAAAGCGCAAATGTGCTGAACTTCTTAAAAAGGCTGAGTATGTTTATAACCATCCTGAACTTATTGCTAGTGTAAAAACAGGTAGCACTAAAGAAACAGCTTCAAAGACTAATACAAATTCAAAGACAGCTACAAAAGCAAAAACGACCACAAAGGCTAAGATAACTACAAAGCCTAGGACAACCAGAACTAAGAAGACAGAAGATATGTAATGTTGATTGTTTTGATATATGCAGGGATGATTTATATCAGTGAAAAACAAAAAGCCTACTAAAGAAAAAGAAATAGAATTTGTAAAGCCAACTACGCAGCAGCTTCGTGAAGCATTAAAACGCGAGCAGCGTAAAGATGAATACAAGAAGACTTTTGGCAAGACCATAGGTATTCTTGTAGCAGTTGCAGCTTTTTCTGTCCTTATTTCAAGTTTTTTTATAAGAGTTTGTAAGATTTCCGGTGATTCGATGTATCCTACACTCGAAACCGGTCAGATAGTAATTGCAGTAAAAACAGATAAGTTTGAACCCGGGCAGCTGGTGGCCTTTTACTATAACAACAAAGTGTTGATCAAAAGAGTAATAGGATCTCCGGGAGACTGGATCAATATAGATGCGGAAGGCAATGTTACTGTAAACGGTGTGGTTTTGGATGAGCCATATCTTACAGAGAAAAGCCTCGAGCCAACTGATATAGAATTTCCATATCAGGTTCCGGAAAGTAGATATTTTGTGTTAGGGGATAACAGAAGTGTATCTATAGATAGTCGTAAAGACGAGGTGGGATGTATCTCTAAAGAACAGCTTATTGGCCATGTTCTATTCAGAATTTACCCATTTGATAATTTCGGAATAATAACTAATAACTGATCAGATTCAGCGATTAGTAGTAGGTGTATTTTTTGCGCTCAAAAATAACTTTTTGAGCCGGTTTGACGTCAAAGTCATAGTTTTATAGGGAAGTAAAATTAAGAGGAAAACAAGGATGCAAAAAAAAGGTGAAAATCGTGTAAGGGAGTATTTGAGCAAGAGAAAACGCTATCAAAGGTGGATTTCTGTTGTTGTTGTACTTGCAATACTCGTTGGTCTTACTACGATATACTCTTTGAATCAGGATGCTTCAGCTACAACCCAGGATGGTGCTGAAGAAGTGGGAATGGTACTTGAAAGCGAATCAGGTAGCCAGGAAAACGCTTCTGAGGGAGAAAATGGAGAAGCACAGGAAGCTGAAAACGATAGTTCCGAAGGATCTGCGCAGGAAGAGTCTTATAAAGAAGAGGATTATTCAGAAGAAGAATCTGATCTTGAGAACGCAGATGCTTCTGATAATTCATCATCGTTAGAATCTTCAGAAGAAGTTGAAGAGGTAGAAGACGAGGCTGCTAATGCGTCTACAGCTGCAACATCATCTGAAAACATCAAAGAAGATGATTATGTAGCAGTAAATATTTCAGTTTCTGTAGTTGATGAAGATGGAAATGTATTAGATCAGAAATATTCTGATATGGATATTGATGATATTTCATTTGATTCAAATGGGGAAGCCTTAATAGATTCTTCTTTATTTGGAAATCTTTCTATTAATAATAGTGATGGTAATAAAGTTTACTATGAATACGCATCTAATTCATTAAACGGAGAGTCAGTTAAAGCTATAAAGAAGGCAAAAGCAAAATCAGATTCTTCAGCTGCTGATTCAAGTTCAGAGACTTCTGATACAGAGCGTTATACCTATTATTACACTAAGGATGATAGCGACTGGATCAAGATCACATCAGATGCAAAGCTGGTTATTACTTATGTAGAAAAAGGCGTTGCAGTTGACGTGACAATGTCTGTAGTAGATGAGTTCGGTGAAGAGATTGATTCTTCTTATACAGATATGAAACTTGCATCATTTACAGATGATGTTCTTGTTCTTGATGATACAGATAACGCGCCTGTTTCCAAGGTTCGCAAGGTTATCAAAACATATAGCACATACAAGCAGTACAGTTCTGAATATGCGTATGTTCATGCGTCTATAGACGGAAATGTCATTAAGAATATTAAGAGAACAGCACTTAGTGATGATGGAGCATATTCTTATGCATATACAACAGACGGCGATACATATACAGATCTTACAGACGATACTGTTGTAGTACTCGAATATGTATCTAATGATTCAGATACCTACAAATTCACATATGATGACGACAATGTAATAGTTACTGCTGTTTTACAGAATTCAAATGCTATTCCTGAAAATGCAGAACTTAGAGCAACAAGAATTACTGAAGGAGATGCCTTTGATTCTTATATAGAAGCATTAAATAATGCAGAAGAAGCTGAGGCAGAAGAAGACAAAATCGAGCATACAGGTGAGAATACTCTTCTTTATGATATTGCTTTTATAGTTACAGAAAAAGATGACTCAGGAAAAGAAATAGAAGTTGAGTACGAACCTGCAGAAGGCTCAGTAAAGATCACTATCGAGTTTAAGAACAATCAGCTTTCAGAAATTGGAGTTTCATCAGTTGAGGATATCGAAGTATCCCACATGATTCTTTCAGATGAAGCAAAAGAAGCAGCAGCTACAACACTTGAAGCTTCTGAATCAGCAGAAGTAAATGACATTACTATAGAAGAAATAACAGCAGATTCAGTTGAAGCTGATGCACAGAGTGATGCTAATGAGATTGTTGAATTCGTAGCAGAAAGCTTTTCAGTATATGCAATCACAATAGGTTATTACGGTGCATATGCTAACGCTGTTGCAGTTTCTGATTATAACTACGAGAAGTCTTTAGGACAGGCATATGATTACGGCGTAGTCACAAATACATATACATGGTCTGGCGATACAGAATCCAATATAATGGCAGGCTATGTTGTTTCTTCAGAAGATATTGGAGCATCTGAAAACTATAGTAATGCCGGTGGAAATAATTATTTTGGCGACTTTAATACAAATGTAAAAAGCATAAATTTCCATCAGGCACCTGCTACTATCTATCTTGGAAATGGTGCTACTACGAAATATAACAACGGAAATCTTACGTTTACAAATGCAAACGGAACAAACGTTGTAAAGAATTCTAATATAAATGTTACATCTATTATTGATGGCATTGAAAAATATTATGAGCAGTATGAAGGACTGGGCAGTTCCTTTGAAGCAAGATATAGAGACCTTGGTGGTACAACTATTGATCTTAGAAATCTTCCGGATGGAACATATGTAGTTACTTATACCGGAGATAACATTCATATTGATGATGAGAATCTCAGTATTTATTTAAATGAAGGACAGCATCTGATCCTGAACTGTACATCATCAAATCTTAAGATTGGAACATACTATCTTAATGGACAGTGTTCTTCAACATATGTTGCAAATACTGATGCATCAAAGGACTGGCTTACAACAGCAGTTATCTTTAATGTAATTAATGCTAAGAATCTTGTTATATCTGATACATGCGGTACATTTATAGCTCCTAATTCAGATGTTTCAACAGGTGCAGTAAATGCCGGTGTTGTAGTTGCAAACAGCATCAAGTCTGGAAATGAATGGCATTATCATAATCATGATCTTCCATCTAATGACAAGCCACAGGGAGGAACACTTCGTATCCACAAGATGGTAGTCAATGATTTCGGATCTGATTTTGTAAGAGATAAGACAAAGACAGCCCTCCTGAAGCAGGTTACTTTCAGATTAACAAACCAGTCTGATAAAACTTATATAGTATTCACTGGATTTGTATCTGGTCAGACAGATGTTACATATGAAGCCGACGGCAGGACTATAAAAGGCAGAGCTGTTGAATATGACAGATATGGTAATCTGACAGGCAATAAATATGATGTTACTTATAACAACAGCGCTCAGTGGACTATCTCAGATATTCCTACAGGAACTTATGTTGTAGATGAAGTAGCAGATGGACTTACACTTGGATATAACGTAGTAGGTAACTACTATTACGCTATCACAGATTCAGGTCTTAGCCGTGTTACTAAGTATGCTGTAACTACAGATGCTAATACTGGTATGAATTACTACGGAACCGGTGGTGAGAATCTTAGAGAAGTATTCTCAATAGACGTAAGCGGCGGTAATCCTAATAATCTGTATAACGTAGGTCAGTCAGTTACAGTAACAGATGATTACTCACAGACCAAGACAGTTCAGGTTTGTAACTACTATTCAACTCCTGCAGCGCCTCTTGAGATAACAAAGAGCTTCTCCGGCGGAACATGGGAAGACGACATGGTTTTCTCATTCAAGCTCGAGGGTGTTAGTGCTACTAATACAGTTCTTTCAGATGGAACAGCAGTATCTTCTGTAGCAGTACCAATGCCTGATGCTTCTTCAGTAACAGGCGAAGGAGTTTCAGCAGTACTGAACGGTGATAACACATATGTTTTATCTATAAGAAACAGCGCAGCTACAAAGAATGAAGACGGATCTTATACAGCTAAAGCTTCATTTGGAAATATCAGCTATGTATATGAAGGAACTTATACATACAAGATCACAGAGGTTCAGTCAGGTGCGAACGGAGTAATCTACGATACAAATGTTTACTATGCAACAGTAGTTGTATCCAAGCAGTATACAACGTTCTCAAAGGAGTATTCTACTTGGGTTAACTATCCTGATGGAGCAAATATTGGCGCCTTTAGTAGTAACGACAAAGATAATAAATCAATCACTAAGACAGAAGACTTCTTCTACCTGGGAGCTGATGTTGCATATACATCAGAATCAGGAGAAGTAGTTGCCAAGTGTTCTGTAAGACTTAATTCAGGACTTAATACAGCAAATCCTGTATCTAATCCTTACATTATTACTTACGAGTCATCGTATAACCAGAATGGAATCGTATTCGTAAATGGATACGCTGCTATCAAGGTTGTAAAGACTGCAGGAATAGAAGGAACTATTGCAAGTGGAACAGAGTTCTCATTCCGCGTATATGACTCCGAAGGAAGAGCATTAAAGGTATACGGTTATTCTGTTGATGCAAACGGAAATGTAACAAAGTATACAGCTACTAAAGATCGTAACATTGTACAGGTAGGCGGTTATGTAGTAATTACAGCTTATAAGTCAGGCGAAGACGGAAATGGAAATGAGATAATCTCAAGTCTTGTTCCAGGAGCTTCTTATAAGATTGTCGAGCTTAATTCCAATGAAGGAGATAAGATCGATGGTGCGCCTGAAGGCTACAGCGTAAGCTATTTTGTAACAGCCGAAGGAAACGATACAGCGGTTGAAGGTAATACAGTAGTACTTGGAAGCGGTCTTACTACAGTTAATATCGTTAACTCAAGACTGGCAAAACTTACAGTTCAGAAGACATGGCTTGATTCTTCTGGTGCAGATGATTCTGCAAACCATACTTACCTTGATCTGAATCTGTACAGAAAAACTCAGGAAGAGACTGAATGGACTCTGGTTCAGACAGTTCAGCTTACAAGTACAAACGGCTGGGTTTATACATTTACTGATCTTGCTCCATTTGATGCAAGCGGAAATGTTTATCAGTATAGAATTGCTGAGGATGACAGTTATTATTCCTTATATAGCGTCACATATACATATGTTGATGCAAATGGGAATACAACCACAGCTCAGGCAAATCCTGATTATACGATGACTCTTGGAGATACATATGATTACGGTAATATCACAATTACCAATATGTCACTTGTGAATAATATCCTTCCTTCAACAGGAGGCATCGGAACCACAATATTCCGAGTTATTGGCGGAATTTTGGTTCTTGCAGCAATTGCATTCTTCATTATGAAGAGAAGCAAAAAATCATGACTCAAATTTAAAAATACAAAATGTTATAAAAATATGAGTATTTGTACGATGGGTCAAATGATACACTATGGCATATTATCGTGTTTAAGTTCACGATTTATGAAATAAGCAAAAAGAAAAACAGCTAAAAACATCATTAAACACATTTATCTGACACCGGGTTAAGTCTTACTTTAGAGAAGGCCAGGGGAACAGGGAAAAGGAGAAAGAAATGAAGAAATTCAAGGCACTATTAACAGGAATTCTGACAGCTACACTTCTTAGTGTAACAGCTACAGGTTCTATGACAGCAAATGCTGAAGGCGCAAAGGGAAGCATTACAATAACAGGAACAACTGCAGGCGAAACATATACTGCATATGAAGTACTTGAGTACACAGCTGTTGATGAATCACTTAATGCTGATGGCCAGTTCGCAGATACTCAGGGTACATATAAAGTTACAACAGAATGGGTTGAGTTTTTTACAAGTGATGAGTATAACCTTAGCTCTTTTATCACAAAGTATGATAATGATTACTATGTAACAGGCGTTAACGAGTCAAATGCAACAGCACTTAAATTTGCTATCCAGACAGGAAGCATTAAGTACATTGCTTCACACCAGAACTTAACTGTTGCAAAAACAGTAACTGCAAAAGAAGGTACTACAACAATTACAGATCTTCCTTATGGTTACTATGTAATTGATTCTTCTCTTGGTGCTATCAACAGTACAGGTCTTACATCACCTTCTGTTTCAGTTGCAGAGAAGAACTCTACAACACCTGCTCCAGAGAAGAAGGTTCAGGAGAACTCAAAAGCTTCAGAGACTTTCAGCATTGACGAAAGCAATGGATGGGGCGAGTGGAATGATGGTCAGATTGGTGACACAGTAACATTCAAGACAAAGGTTACAATTCTTCCAAAGACAACAAACGTAGTACTTCACGATACTATGGATGCATCTCTTAAATACAATGCTGATGTAGTAGTTTACTATGCAGAAGATGCTGCAGGTAACAATGTTACAGATGCAGTTAAGAACATCGCAGTTTGTGCACCAGAAGGAAATGGATTCACAGTTTCTTTCGATGCAAAGTATACAGAAGCTCTTACAGATAATGTTTATGTAACAGTTGTTTATACAGCTAATATCACAGAAGATGCAGGAGTTAATGTTGGTCATATGAATGAGACATATGTTTCATTTGGTAACGGTGGTAAGACTAGCTACAGCCGCACATACACATATACATATGACCTTAACATCGTTAAGCAGGATGGCAATGGCCAGGCTCTTAATGATACACACTTCAGCCTTCTTGCAGGCGACCATGAGACAGTACTTAAGGTTGTTAAGAATTCTGAGGGCGTTTACACTTTAGCTGCTGATCAGAATGCCGATAATGTTACTGAGGATATTGTTACTTCTGAAGAAGGAAGAATCCAGATCAAAGGTCTTGACACAGGTGTTTACTACCTTCGTGAGACACAGGCTAAGGCTGGATACAACATGCTTACAGATGATATCAAGATCTTTATCGCTGGAACAGTAACAGATGAAACAAGCCACGCAGCTATTGGAACTCTCACAGCTACATACGGCGAAGATGATGCTGCTGTGATCGGTAAAGTTTCTGTAAATAATAACGTTCTTTATGTAATAAACACAACAGGCGCATACCTTCCTTCAACAGGTGGTGTTGGTACAACAATGTTCTACCTTGTTGGTGGAGTACTTATCCTTTCAGCAGTAGCTGCATTCATCGTAAAGAGAAAGACAGCTGCATAATTTAAGCAGTTTTGTGATTTGATTCAAACGGATTATATCCGTTATCTCCACTGCCTGTCACAGGGTGGTGGAGAACTAGGCAAAAGAGGTAGCGAATGATAAATAATATAAAAAAACATTTTTCTACAGTTTTTTTCGCTGCAGTTCTTATTGTCGGATTATGTATTTTTTTATATCCATCAGTTAGTAATTACATCAATGGCTTGCAGCAGTCCAAAGCTATAGCAGATTATAATGTGGCATTGGAAAGCCTGACACCTGAAGATTACTCAGCTTTCTGGGACACAGCGATAGCTTACAACGAAAAGATAGCATCAGGTGTAATGGATTTTAATCTTACTGATGAAGAAATGAAGGAATACAATAGTATTTTAGATCCTACAGGAACAGGTATTATTGGTTATCTTGAAATAGAAAACATCGGAGTATATCTTCCAATTTACCATGGTGTTGAAGAAACAGTCCTTTCAGTTGGTATAGGACATCTTCCGGGAACATCTTTTCCTACAGGAACGCTGTCAACTCATACGGTTCTTTCAGGGCACAGAGGTTTGCCATCTTCTGAGCTTTTGACCAACCTTGATCAGATGATAGAAGGAGACACATTCCTTTTACATATCATGGATCAGGTATTTGCGTATGAAGTTGATTCAATAAATATAGTCCTTCCAAACGAGACAGAGGGTCTGTATGTATATGACGGAGAGGATTATGTGACACTTGTTACATGTACACCTTACGGAGTTAATACACATCGTCTTCTTGTAAGGGGAAAAAGAGTTGAATATGACGAAGAGGCAAGACTCATAATTACGGCTGATGCTACACCATACAGTACACTTACTGTTTCGGTATTTATAGCTGTACCGATTCTTGTGATCATATTTATTATATTTATGATAAGGACATCAAAAAGGTTTAAGTGATTTGAGGGATTATATGGAAAAGAAGTACAAAGTTATCAAAAGAATAATCAGGTCAATAATGGCATTGTTCATTATAATGGCTATATTCGCTGATAAGACCAGTATCTCAGAAGCCAGAAACAGGATCGATCTTTCCAAAAAAGGTACACTGAGATTATCTTACAGATGCGATGTAACAGAAGATAATGTTAATAATCCTACACCTATAAAAGGGGTTAACATTCATCTCTATCGCATAGCTTCAGTTAACGAGGTGGGGGAATTTGAGTGGCTGATGCCTTATGCTGAGATTGCTGAAGTTAAAGCGACTGATATAAACAGCATCTCATCTGCAGATACATGGAATAGTCTTGTTAATCCGGTTAAGACATACATATATACAAATGGCACCAAAGAAGATGCTAATGGATCATCAGATTCTGAAGGTATTGCAGCTATCAGTAATCTGGAACTTGGAATTTATCTGGTAATAAGTGATACTCTTGAAGATAGTTCCAATGATTGTACTTACACATTCACACCATTTTTTACATCAATACCTACGATCGATCCTGAGACAGATACATGGGTATATGACAATGGAGAAGAATATGTAGTTGATGTAACTGCAAAGTGTGAATATTACTTCAATCCTCGTATGGTTGAGTACAATCTCTACAAGAACTGGATAGATAATGACATGGAACGTCCATCATCTATCGAAGTTAAGATATATCTGGATGGAGAGCTGTATGAGACAGTTATACTTTCAGCATCCAATAACTGGCATTATTCATGGTCATATAGAGAGGGACATAGCTGGACTGTATCCGAGACAGTACCATCAGGATACTCAGTGACCTATAGCATAAGCGGCAATGTATATACTATGACTAATACAGGCAATGAGACACCACCTCCGGAAACACCGGAAGAGCCTACTACACCTGATAATCCTGTTGAAGAGGTACTTGGTGCAGTAAGACTTGCCATTACAGAAGATGATACGCCTGAGGTTTTGGGAGCAACAAGACTTCCTCAGACAGGTCAGCTTTGGTGGCCGGTATTTGTACTGGCTTTAATCGGAATCGGATTCTTTGCTGCAGGATTTATTAGTGACAGAAAAAAAGCCTAAGACATACATAAATACTTAAAAAACATTTACAATATATAGCGGGAAGGAGCGGGGATGCTTTCTTCTCGCTTGTTTTTATCTGGAGACCTTTTTGTTTTGCTTAGTTAATGAGGTTTTGTTATGAAGATTACAAAGGGAAAAGTGATGAAGGTAATTGGCCTTGTATGTATCATTGGTGCAATGGCCTTTGTGGTAAGAAACTACATAGAGAACAGTGAAGCAGGAAAGCTTGCTGATTCATATATGTCTTCAATCAAGGATCAGATTCCTGATTATGAAGACAAGATAGAAGTTCCAAGTGAAGGCGAAATGCCTGCTATAGACGTGGACGGTCAAAGCTTTATCGCAGTAGTTTCCATTCCGTCACTGGACCTTGAACTTCCTGTGCAAAGGGACTGGTCGTCTCTTAATGCCAAGATATCCCCATGCCGTTATAAAGGTTCGGTATATGAAAACAACCTTATAATTGCAGGCCACAACTATGACAGACATTTTGGAAGACTCAAGAATCTTGTAAGCGGCGATACCATAATAGTTACTGATGTTAACGGCCTTAGCTTTTATTATACGGTTACTAATACTCAGATACTTGATACATATGACGTTGAAGCTATGGACGAAGGAGACTGGGACCTTACTGTGTTTACCTGTACCATAGGCGGAGCAAGCCGCGTTACGGTTAGATGTGAATTTACAGGACAGGTAGTTCAGTCAGACAAAAACGTCTTTGAATAAAGTAAAAAACTAGTCATAGTGTTTGACATTATGTGGTATACTTAATCTGTTGCAGTATGTTTTATAAGGGCGGAATTTTGTTTAAAAGGAGCGAGATTATGGCAGAGAATAAGACAGGCGACAAGATTAAGAAGATAAAAGACTCCTTGACCGAAGTGGCTCAGGACTTGTCTGAACAGGCTAAACCTGTGATAAATGACATTAAGGATGCTACCAAGCCGGTGATTGAAAATGCACGTAAAAGTGCAGAGCCTTATGTAGAGAATATCAAATCTAAAGCACAGCCATTCATAGACGATACAATGAAGAAAGCTGATCCCTACATCAAGAAGGCTAAAAAGGCAGCAGAGCCAGCCGCTAAAGGCATTAAAGAAGGTTCTGAAAAGGCCAGAAAAGCTGCAAAATTCGTTAGCGATGATATAACTCGTCAGGTCATGAAAAAGAATGAAAAAGACGAAGTTTATATTCAGTACAAAAATATAGAAGTCCGTACAACAGATCTTCTTGAAAAAGCAAGAGAACATTATGTTGCAAGCGGACATAAATTGACCGATATACAGGAAGTACAGGTTTATGTTAAACCTGAAGACAATAAGGTGTACTACGTTGTCAACCATAAGGATATCGGTAAATTCGATCTGTAAAAAAGACATCTAAGGATAAACGGATAATGGATGACAATATTCAGGATGTAAGACCAATACAAAAGCACACCTTTTTCAACTTCAATCACTATAATTACGGTGAAGCCTTTTTTGGAAGCTATAAAGGAATGAGATATAGACTGGCAAGAGACCCTCTTGCTAATGTTATCTTTATTCCGGTGGATCAAAGAGGCGAAGCAAAGCTTGTGGCTACTGTTTGGCCTGAACCATACGCATACGGTCAGACAGATCCATCCAAAATGACATCATGTGAGTTCGAATTCAGTGAAGATGGATTTGATCAGGCAGTTTCATGGTTTAATGATCAGTATGAACAGCGTATTGATGAGTGGAACTCAGATCATAGCGTTTTGGACTGATTCCACAGAATGGAGTTTATTTGAAAATACGTGAAAACCTTGAAAAGCGGGAAGAGCAGACTTTAA
Coding sequences within it:
- a CDS encoding sortase, which encodes MKITKGKVMKVIGLVCIIGAMAFVVRNYIENSEAGKLADSYMSSIKDQIPDYEDKIEVPSEGEMPAIDVDGQSFIAVVSIPSLDLELPVQRDWSSLNAKISPCRYKGSVYENNLIIAGHNYDRHFGRLKNLVSGDTIIVTDVNGLSFYYTVTNTQILDTYDVEAMDEGDWDLTVFTCTIGGASRVTVRCEFTGQVVQSDKNVFE
- a CDS encoding DUF6465 family protein is translated as MAENKTGDKIKKIKDSLTEVAQDLSEQAKPVINDIKDATKPVIENARKSAEPYVENIKSKAQPFIDDTMKKADPYIKKAKKAAEPAAKGIKEGSEKARKAAKFVSDDITRQVMKKNEKDEVYIQYKNIEVRTTDLLEKAREHYVASGHKLTDIQEVQVYVKPEDNKVYYVVNHKDIGKFDL